Proteins encoded in a region of the Sphingomonas japonica genome:
- a CDS encoding cation:proton antiporter: protein MTGAGLLIALVAWLPLALKRLPLSLPIVCIGIGAAIFLLPQVTLRPLPVRYPEITERFAEFVVIIALMGAGLKIDRVFGWHSWSITWRLLAITMPLGITAITLLGERALGLPFAAALLLAASLAPTDPVLAADVQVGPPKTGDEDEVRFGLTSEAGLNDGAAFPFVHLAILLAVALPAGESWVAEWLTYRVLWEVLGGIVGGWLIGRAFGWLTFHVPAESKLAQTGDGLIALSATFVSYGLIEIVHVYGFLAVFVTALTFRHTHREHQFQADMHAIAEQIERLAMMVLLILFGGALVSGLLAPVTWMDAIFALVILLVVRPVTGWLALLGHPADRGEKLTLAFFGIRGVGSIYYLAYGINHMPIAQAERLWGIVGLVVLLSILLHGLTITPIMRSLDKHRGVRPESTNASPPAKQARA from the coding sequence ATGACCGGCGCCGGGCTGCTGATCGCGCTGGTCGCCTGGCTGCCCCTGGCGCTGAAGCGCCTGCCGCTATCGCTGCCGATCGTCTGCATCGGTATCGGTGCGGCGATCTTCCTTCTGCCCCAGGTGACGCTTCGGCCGTTACCGGTCCGGTATCCCGAAATTACCGAACGCTTCGCCGAGTTCGTCGTAATCATCGCGCTGATGGGGGCGGGGCTGAAGATCGACCGTGTATTCGGTTGGCATAGCTGGTCGATCACCTGGCGGCTGTTGGCGATCACCATGCCGCTGGGTATTACGGCAATCACCCTGCTTGGGGAGAGGGCGCTCGGGCTTCCTTTCGCGGCAGCGCTGCTGTTGGCCGCCAGTCTTGCGCCCACAGATCCGGTGCTTGCCGCCGACGTGCAGGTGGGACCACCCAAGACCGGCGACGAGGATGAGGTGCGCTTCGGGCTTACTTCGGAGGCTGGGCTGAACGACGGTGCGGCCTTTCCGTTCGTTCACCTGGCGATCCTGCTCGCCGTCGCGCTGCCGGCGGGCGAGTCATGGGTTGCCGAATGGCTGACCTACCGCGTTCTATGGGAGGTGCTGGGCGGCATCGTCGGCGGCTGGCTGATCGGCCGGGCGTTCGGCTGGCTGACGTTCCACGTCCCCGCCGAGAGTAAGCTGGCGCAGACCGGCGATGGGCTGATCGCGTTGTCGGCAACATTCGTTTCCTATGGCCTGATCGAGATCGTGCACGTTTATGGCTTCCTCGCGGTCTTCGTCACTGCGTTGACGTTCCGTCACACGCACCGCGAGCATCAGTTTCAGGCAGATATGCACGCCATCGCCGAACAGATCGAGCGGCTGGCGATGATGGTGCTTCTGATCCTGTTCGGCGGGGCACTGGTCAGCGGATTGCTGGCGCCGGTGACCTGGATGGATGCGATCTTCGCGCTCGTAATCCTGCTGGTTGTTCGTCCGGTAACGGGATGGCTGGCGCTGTTGGGCCACCCGGCCGACCGGGGTGAGAAGCTGACGCTGGCGTTCTTTGGCATCCGCGGAGTCGGTTCGATCTATTATCTCGCCTACGGGATCAACCATATGCCGATCGCGCAGGCCGAACGGCTATGGGGCATCGTCGGCCTGGTCGTGCTGCTTTCGATACTTCTGCACGGGCTGACGATTACCCCGATCATGCGATCGCTGGACAAGCATCGCGGCGTTCGCCCTGAAAGCACGAATGCGTCCCCGCCCGCCAAGCAAGCCCGTGCGTAA
- a CDS encoding DksA/TraR family C4-type zinc finger protein, protein MAGGWTRDGAIQDQIDDTVADAVLAARASIPSGESEPFCAICGDDVPEGRRRAIPGVRTCVTCQSGRDRPPAAAFNRRGSKDSQLR, encoded by the coding sequence ATGGCCGGTGGTTGGACGCGCGATGGCGCAATCCAGGACCAGATCGACGACACAGTGGCCGACGCTGTGCTGGCAGCGCGAGCAAGTATCCCAAGCGGAGAAAGCGAGCCATTTTGTGCAATCTGCGGTGACGATGTTCCAGAGGGTCGCCGCCGGGCGATACCCGGAGTGCGTACCTGCGTGACGTGCCAGAGCGGGCGGGATCGGCCACCGGCCGCAGCGTTCAATCGGCGAGGCAGCAAGGATAGTCAGCTACGCTGA
- a CDS encoding SDR family oxidoreductase, whose product MSKTALVVGASGIVGSATAALLTDRNWTVHGLARRPTKQTGVQPVVADLQDPKGTADALSGIRADAVFLTTWLRQDSEADNIRVNSAMVRNLLDGLPQAAAPRHVALVTGLKHYLGPFEAYGRGTLPQTPFREQQARLDVENFYYAQEDELFAAAARDGFTWSVHRPHTVIGKAVGNAMNMGTTLAVYATLCRETGRPFTFPGSAAQWSGLTDMTDAGQLARHLLWAAETDAAHNNAFNVVNGDVFRWQWMWGRIAEWFGLEAVPFDGIVRPLEQQMADDAGAWRLIAQREGLVEPDLGRLASPWHTDADLGRPIEVVTDMSKSRRLGFTGYQPTDDAFFALFGQLRADSLIP is encoded by the coding sequence ATGTCTAAAACAGCATTGGTGGTGGGCGCGAGCGGTATCGTGGGCAGTGCGACGGCGGCGTTACTGACGGACCGGAACTGGACGGTTCACGGGCTCGCGCGAAGGCCAACCAAGCAAACCGGCGTCCAGCCCGTCGTTGCCGACCTGCAGGATCCCAAGGGGACTGCAGATGCGCTTTCCGGCATCCGTGCGGATGCCGTATTCCTTACCACCTGGCTTCGGCAGGACAGCGAGGCGGACAACATCCGGGTCAATTCGGCGATGGTCCGCAACCTGCTTGACGGCCTGCCACAGGCAGCGGCGCCGCGACACGTGGCACTGGTGACAGGCCTCAAGCACTATCTCGGGCCGTTCGAAGCCTATGGAAGAGGTACGCTACCGCAGACGCCGTTCCGTGAGCAGCAGGCGCGGCTCGACGTCGAGAACTTCTACTATGCGCAGGAGGACGAGCTGTTTGCGGCCGCCGCCCGCGACGGCTTCACCTGGAGCGTTCACCGCCCGCACACGGTGATCGGCAAGGCCGTCGGCAACGCCATGAACATGGGTACGACGCTGGCCGTGTACGCGACGCTTTGCCGCGAAACCGGTCGCCCCTTCACCTTCCCCGGTTCAGCCGCGCAGTGGTCAGGGTTGACCGACATGACGGATGCCGGCCAGCTTGCACGCCATCTTCTATGGGCGGCGGAAACAGATGCCGCGCACAACAATGCCTTCAACGTCGTCAACGGTGACGTCTTCCGCTGGCAGTGGATGTGGGGCAGGATCGCCGAGTGGTTCGGGCTGGAGGCGGTCCCCTTCGACGGGATCGTCCGCCCGCTGGAGCAGCAAATGGCCGACGATGCCGGCGCCTGGCGCCTCATCGCCCAGCGCGAGGGGCTCGTCGAGCCCGATCTTGGCCGGCTGGCATCGCCCTGGCACACCGATGCCGATCTTGGTCGCCCGATCGAGGTCGTGACCGACATGTCCAAGAGTCGTCGGCTGGGCTTCACAGGCTATCAGCCGACGGACGACGCTTTCTTTGCGCTGTTCGGGCAGTTGCGTGCTGATAGTCTGATCCCCTGA
- a CDS encoding ATP-binding protein: MVRDLFSRTQERADTSAHTARKSNPSLWAADAVHRANNLAQMSYSLASLDLGQAHGLVGDNPRAAARALARAYAELGAPDQPELPVPCAPMIDAIATRLVALFGSTRDIGLTLSLQDVQLLPEYRRVISLIGSELIINALKYAFPSGHAGNIWVTLERKADGIEFSVTDNGVGLALATLEGQGTSLIRRLCTIVGGDLQYRSAGSGLEATISIPVQKNV, encoded by the coding sequence ATGGTTCGGGACCTGTTCAGTCGCACGCAGGAACGAGCCGATACTTCGGCACATACGGCCCGGAAGTCGAACCCCTCGTTATGGGCGGCGGACGCCGTGCACCGGGCGAATAATCTCGCTCAAATGTCATATTCGCTTGCATCCCTCGACCTCGGTCAGGCGCACGGTCTTGTCGGTGATAATCCGCGCGCCGCGGCGCGCGCGCTCGCACGGGCGTATGCCGAACTTGGCGCTCCGGACCAGCCGGAACTGCCGGTGCCCTGTGCCCCGATGATCGATGCCATCGCGACGAGGCTGGTCGCGCTGTTCGGGAGCACCAGGGACATTGGCCTCACCCTTTCACTCCAAGACGTTCAGCTACTTCCTGAATATCGACGTGTTATCTCGTTGATCGGAAGCGAACTGATCATAAACGCGCTTAAATACGCATTTCCGTCAGGGCATGCCGGAAACATCTGGGTGACGCTGGAGCGTAAGGCCGATGGGATCGAATTTTCGGTCACCGATAACGGCGTCGGCTTGGCGCTAGCCACCTTGGAGGGTCAAGGCACCAGCTTGATTAGGCGGTTATGTACGATCGTTGGCGGTGATCTCCAGTATCGGAGCGCGGGTTCCGGCTTGGAGGCAACTATATCGATACCTGTTCAGAAGAATGTCTGA